From the Engraulis encrasicolus isolate BLACKSEA-1 chromosome 18, IST_EnEncr_1.0, whole genome shotgun sequence genome, the window ATCAACTCCCAGCCACATCTTAAGAATGGAAGATTCAAAATAATATTTGATAACACGTTCAACTTGGGGACTGAGACCAACAGGCTCTGGGACATGTCTTTCCTTTGCTGTTTGACAGCTGGGGACGTCCTAAGCGTGAACAACGTCTGCAGTCCAGATTAGGCTAACCAGGCTGCAATATCATAGACATAAATATCATCACATCCCTGAGATTAAAACCACAGCACATCGGTCATTGGTCTTTTTTTCAACGCCATAACCAAGCCTTACAAAGTTGTTACAATGTGCATGCACGACATCCTCTGCATGCACTATATTTTCGCTACATTGTAAGCCTAGTCTATAATGCTACAATGTAGCATTATGCTGTAGGCATAACATAGTAACGAATGTACAGGCAGCTACTATGTATCCTTCTGTTGTTGTCCCCGTTTGTATTTTACCGTAAAGCAGATTAGCATGCACTGAAATCCTTTGCAAATTGATTTTAATTAATGCCAGAAAACAGATTAGAATGCGTTGCTATAGACGCCTTACAAAATTCCGGGAAAGACACAGCTCCCGTCTTTCAGCTCCGCCTGCCATATTTTTCCTGGAAAAACTTCCACTGTGAAATATGATACCCTGTCTCCATAGAGACCAAATAGCAAATCACAATGCAGCTCCAAATATGGGCATGGAAGTGTGACGAAATGGCGTGCTTTGCATGCGTTCTGACGTCTTCTTTACGCTTGTGCGTGCTGGCAGAGGCTGACCTCGGGGCGTTTTGGCAGAggtgtatgtgctgtatgtgttcaGGCACGAATCGAAATGTGTACAATGTGTGCAATAGGCCCAAAGCTGACTGATAGTCTCAATTAACATGATATGAATGCGATTTTTTAAAAGTCACAACAACACATCAACAAGCCcaaaatatatgtatatttataATATAGTTTTATTGAAATGAGATGTTAAGTCCTTGGTGGCATGTGCAAACTCATTGAACAACAACCGCATTTTTGCATAACTGGAAAACCCAAAAAAAGATGTAGAGGTACAAAAATAAACTATGTTTTTGTTGTCACATGATAGGCCTATGAGGACTTTTCAAGTCAAATCACGATTTACATTGGCACATAAACAGGCCGTACAGGACACAAATagaaacacagacaaaacagtaGCAAATCTTTATACGTATACTCTCTTGATCATGGCACATTTCAAATTCCACTTACAGGACAATATCTGATATATTATGTAATATGCATTTGATGTAAACAGCAGTACTCAGAACAACACAGTGTGTCTGGAAGAGGTCAATTTAAGTGCAGgcacagtaaaaaataaaacacttttttcAAATATCATATATGGGGTCAGGTCACACAACCCATCCTACATATACAAAGTGTCTCTCTCCCCGTTTCCTGAAATTCAGCTGGCTCCATCTTGTTCTAGCTTACAAAGCCAGCAGAGTTGGGGAGTTGAGGAGATCTTTGACCATTTCTGATCGGCCCTTTACTTGACCGCTGCACTCACAGTCGTCCATAGCCAGGCTTTCGAAGTCTGGGTAGTTGAACTCGAACGCGTGCAGGCTGCCGCCACAGGTGGGGCTGGAGATGAGCCCGGGGCTGTTCAGGAGGCCCAGGTTGTCCATGGACATGGACCTGTACAGCGTCTCCCAGTCCGAGATGCCCAGGGAGCCGCTGAGGTCGATGTCGGGCACGGCGGGCGCCGCGTCCTGCCTCCTACCGCCGTCCGACTCTCTGACGCCGAGCTCCCTCTGGGACTCCACCCCCTTCACCACGCCCAGGTAGGTGTCCAGCTCAGACAGGGACGCGGCAGCGGCGGAGgcagtggtgctgctgctggagccCAGAGCGCTGGAGCACAGCAAGATGTCGGAGTCACCCAAGATGGCTGTGGTGGAGGAGTCAGTGGTGCTACTGCaggtgctgctgatgctgatgctgccagGGTGGAGCTCCAGGTCCTGCAGCGGGGATGGAAGCTGGAGccccagggcctgggtgctgatgctgctgggCTCCAGAGcgctggaggaagtggaggaggagggggaatgcTGCACGGCGCTTTGGGGACTCTGCGTCTGCATGTCCTCCACGTCCACGTCGTCCTCCTCTGTTGTCATTTTGCAGGTGGGCTGGTGGGCCGACAAGACGGCCTCCAGCTGCTCCTTCTCCCTCAGCAGGGCCTCGATCTCCGCCTGCAGACCGGCCTTCTCATCCTCCAGATCCTCCGTCTCCTGTGACAAAAAATAATACATACAACAAAAATATATGAATTGGTATTGATAACTATTGATAAAAGATACAATGTGCCATACAATGTTCTGCTTGCTGTTTGCAATCTCTATGAATAGGGTGTATATCTAACAGGTGCATGTAGCCTATACACTAAAATACATACCGGTAGATATGTATGTTATTGGCAAACAGTAAAACACAAAAATGTagtggtaattcaacacttggagagttgatttaacatctagaGATTTGGTCCcataggtgttgaattaacactgcaagtgCTTATCAATATAACTACTTGCAGTTTGCAATCTCTCTGTGACTATGTATGTCAACTAACAGGTGCATTGGGAAACGCAaagtgtggtaaaaaaaaaaatgttgtgcttACATTTTGCAGTCTCTCTGTGAGCTCTCTTCTCCTGTTGCGACACTTGGCTGCAGCAAttttgtttctctccctcctgagcctcctcttctcctcctcctctggggaAAGCTGAAGCAATGCCAAGAAATAAGACAAATCAAGAGGGAggaagaaatgaaataaaataaccaATAATCAACCAA encodes:
- the LOC134468908 gene encoding protein c-Fos-like — protein: MCDFSVDDSASCSSVSSTEDAPLTSHQRSSADSDSRASSTTKNVQASGKRRPVQESLFVPAVTSQQRRVHPSANRAGSPSPRAAKHRRTRCLSPSSSSDSDSREKTTRRRRQKEKLSPEEEEKRRLRRERNKIAAAKCRNRRRELTERLQNETEDLEDEKAGLQAEIEALLREKEQLEAVLSAHQPTCKMTTEEDDVDVEDMQTQSPQSAVQHSPSSSTSSSALEPSSISTQALGLQLPSPLQDLELHPGSISISSTCSSTTDSSTTAILGDSDILLCSSALGSSSSTTASAAAASLSELDTYLGVVKGVESQRELGVRESDGGRRQDAAPAVPDIDLSGSLGISDWETLYRSMSMDNLGLLNSPGLISSPTCGGSLHAFEFNYPDFESLAMDDCECSGQVKGRSEMVKDLLNSPTLLAL